One Actinosynnema pretiosum DNA segment encodes these proteins:
- a CDS encoding FtsX-like permease family protein, whose product MPTSLRLAIAELRAHPGRAVLPAVALLVGVACLLATLLLSDAMARSAVEGARALPAGTDLVVLPEPFSGARLDQAMADRIAAVPGVREVVPERRVELDLLLDGGRATEERTVADVDPDGSVALAQGRPPAADGEIAVDRVTAHRHHLVAGGLVSIADANGRPIQVVVSGITERGATAGSPTASIGPDLAARVDPRPATTALAVRGGALDAVDQAAGPTAVTRTAAAVTAERGDATELWVMLLPFSLLALATAVFVASATFRAVYLQRQRTTALLRCLGALRGPLLTANLLEALLSGALAGLAGALLSGPLAHALGAVMDGAGLSEMFGAVDLDPAALPSPTYLLIGVVTAAALSAVAALRPSLSAARVAPLAALRTADGTIAVPRLRRRLLGGALLVAAVALGAGALVLRQSSAAVFLVLCSSLCAAAALFGVFGPVVVPALSRVFGAVATRLGGPPEARAQWKLATAEVRRVPQRAASVALPLLLASAMVSFFAVTAGTTQAALDGFAEVRPDAQVADTGRRPLPPEAVAAAENGPGVRATVPVTVTEGAWSANGAPARATVMLADPTRMRDWLATEGVTAELGPGDVLLASHTANNLGVQRGDTVTLTDLPGGPRTARFTDVVDGGLLNYADAVFGTPDPEGVTRVLVSLRDGADPAAYRTAVTAALPDLPTTLTTTANNWDAEAQEALDQGLTLLLVLMGLSVAVAVTGIGTALTISVQERRKELALRRALGVTRGGLLGGVLAEAVLLALTGLLGGGLFGTFYAELLLAGLGVLVWPSAAVAPLLVGGSAVLALAVLSALAPARSAARIRPAAGLSSG is encoded by the coding sequence GTGCCCACGTCCCTGCGGCTCGCCATCGCCGAGCTGCGCGCGCACCCCGGCAGGGCGGTGCTGCCCGCCGTCGCCCTGCTCGTCGGCGTCGCCTGCCTGCTGGCGACCCTGCTCCTCAGCGACGCCATGGCGCGCTCGGCCGTCGAGGGCGCCCGCGCCCTGCCGGCAGGCACCGACCTCGTCGTCCTGCCCGAGCCCTTCAGCGGCGCCAGGCTCGACCAGGCCATGGCCGACCGGATCGCCGCCGTCCCCGGCGTGCGCGAGGTCGTGCCCGAGCGGCGCGTCGAGCTGGACCTGCTCCTCGACGGGGGCCGCGCCACCGAGGAGCGCACCGTCGCCGACGTCGACCCGGACGGCTCCGTCGCCCTCGCCCAGGGCCGCCCGCCCGCCGCCGACGGCGAGATCGCGGTCGACCGGGTCACCGCCCACCGCCACCACCTCGTCGCGGGCGGCCTCGTCTCCATCGCCGACGCGAACGGCCGCCCCATCCAGGTCGTCGTCAGCGGCATCACCGAGCGCGGCGCCACCGCGGGCTCACCCACCGCCTCGATCGGCCCCGACCTCGCCGCGCGCGTCGACCCCCGGCCCGCCACCACCGCGCTCGCCGTCCGGGGCGGCGCGCTCGACGCCGTCGACCAGGCCGCCGGGCCCACCGCCGTCACCCGCACCGCCGCCGCCGTCACCGCCGAGCGCGGCGACGCCACCGAGCTGTGGGTGATGCTCCTGCCGTTCAGCCTGCTCGCGCTCGCCACCGCCGTGTTCGTCGCCTCGGCGACCTTCCGCGCCGTCTACCTCCAGCGCCAGCGCACCACCGCCCTGCTCCGCTGCCTCGGCGCGCTCCGGGGCCCGCTGCTCACCGCCAACCTGCTGGAGGCCCTGCTCAGCGGCGCCCTGGCCGGTCTCGCGGGCGCCCTGCTCTCCGGACCGCTCGCCCACGCGCTCGGCGCGGTGATGGACGGCGCCGGCCTGTCCGAGATGTTCGGCGCGGTCGACCTCGACCCGGCGGCCCTGCCCTCGCCCACCTACCTGCTGATCGGCGTCGTCACCGCCGCCGCGCTCAGCGCCGTGGCCGCGCTGCGCCCGTCGCTGTCCGCCGCCCGCGTCGCCCCGCTCGCCGCCCTGCGCACCGCCGACGGCACCATCGCCGTGCCCAGGCTGCGCAGGCGCCTGCTCGGCGGCGCGCTGCTCGTGGCCGCCGTCGCGCTCGGCGCGGGCGCCCTCGTGCTGCGGCAGTCCAGCGCCGCCGTCTTCCTCGTGCTCTGCTCGTCGCTGTGCGCCGCCGCCGCCCTGTTCGGCGTGTTCGGCCCGGTGGTCGTGCCCGCCCTCAGCCGCGTCTTCGGCGCGGTCGCCACCCGCCTCGGCGGGCCGCCGGAGGCCAGGGCGCAGTGGAAGCTCGCCACCGCCGAGGTCCGCCGCGTCCCGCAGCGCGCCGCCTCGGTCGCCCTGCCGCTGCTGCTCGCCTCGGCCATGGTCAGCTTCTTCGCCGTCACCGCGGGCACCACGCAGGCCGCGCTCGACGGGTTCGCCGAGGTCCGCCCGGACGCCCAGGTCGCCGACACCGGCCGCAGGCCCCTGCCACCCGAGGCCGTCGCCGCCGCCGAGAACGGACCCGGCGTGCGCGCCACCGTCCCGGTCACCGTCACCGAGGGCGCCTGGAGCGCGAACGGCGCCCCCGCCAGGGCCACGGTCATGCTCGCCGACCCCACCCGGATGCGCGACTGGCTCGCCACCGAGGGCGTCACCGCCGAGCTCGGCCCCGGCGACGTCCTGCTCGCCTCCCACACCGCGAACAACCTCGGCGTCCAGCGCGGCGACACCGTCACCCTCACCGACCTGCCCGGCGGCCCCCGCACCGCCCGCTTCACCGACGTCGTCGACGGCGGCCTGCTCAACTACGCCGACGCCGTCTTCGGCACCCCGGACCCCGAAGGGGTGACGCGGGTCCTCGTCTCGCTCCGGGACGGCGCCGACCCGGCCGCCTACCGGACCGCCGTCACCGCGGCCCTGCCCGACCTCCCCACCACCCTGACCACCACCGCGAACAACTGGGACGCCGAGGCCCAGGAGGCCCTCGACCAGGGCCTGACCCTCCTCCTGGTGCTGATGGGCCTGTCCGTCGCGGTCGCCGTCACCGGCATCGGCACCGCCCTCACCATCTCCGTGCAGGAGCGCCGCAAGGAGCTCGCGCTGCGCCGCGCGCTGGGCGTGACCAGGGGCGGGCTGCTCGGCGGCGTCCTGGCCGAGGCCGTCCTGCTCGCCCTCACCGGCCTGCTCGGCGGCGGCCTCTTCGGCACCTTCTACGCCGAACTGCTGCTCGCGGGCCTCGGCGTCCTGGTCTGGCCGTCGGCGGCCGTCGCCCCGCTGCTGGTCGGCGGCTCCGCCGTCCTCGCCCTCGCCGTGCTGTCCGCGCTCGCCCCCGCCCGTTCGGCGGCCCGAATCCGCCCGGCGGCGGGCCTGTCCTCGGGGTGA
- the dop gene encoding depupylase/deamidase Dop, with amino-acid sequence MRRIMGTEVEYGIAVPGDATANPVLTSTQVVLAYAAAADVPRARRARWDYEVESPLRDARGFDLGHPGGHPGPGDGDVEDLGAANVILTNGARLYVDHAHPEYSAPEVTNARDAVIWDKAGERVMEEAAMRAATVPGQPRLQLYKNNVDGKGASYGTHENYLMQRSTPFTSVIAGLTPFFASRQVITGSGRVGVGASGEEAGFQLSQRADYIEVEVGLETTLKRGIINTRDEPHADADKYRRLHVIIGDANLAEYSTYLKVGTASLVLDMIEAGRRFDDLRLLDPVRAVHRISHDPTLKAGVELAGGRKFTGLDLQFAYYERACEFVEKEGYGDRDVLRTWGEVLDALARDPQECADRLDWVAKLRLLEGYRARDGLAWGSPRLHLVDLQYSDVRLDKGLYNRLVARGSMKRLVSEEEVREAVFTPPEDTRAYFRGRCLERYPSAVAAASWDSVIFDLGRESLVRIPTLEPLRGTKAHVGALLEAADTAEELVDALTRG; translated from the coding sequence ATGCGGCGGATCATGGGAACGGAAGTCGAGTACGGCATCGCTGTGCCGGGTGACGCCACCGCGAACCCGGTGCTCACCTCCACCCAGGTGGTGCTGGCGTACGCGGCAGCCGCCGACGTGCCACGGGCCCGGCGCGCCCGCTGGGACTACGAGGTCGAGTCCCCGCTGCGCGACGCGCGGGGCTTCGACCTCGGCCACCCCGGCGGGCACCCCGGTCCCGGCGACGGCGACGTGGAGGACCTGGGCGCGGCCAACGTCATCCTGACCAACGGGGCCAGGCTGTACGTCGACCACGCCCACCCCGAGTACTCGGCGCCCGAGGTCACCAACGCCCGCGACGCGGTCATCTGGGACAAGGCGGGGGAGCGGGTCATGGAGGAGGCGGCCATGCGCGCCGCCACCGTCCCCGGCCAGCCGCGCCTCCAGCTCTACAAGAACAACGTGGACGGCAAGGGCGCCAGCTACGGCACCCACGAGAACTACCTGATGCAGCGCAGCACCCCGTTCACCTCGGTGATCGCCGGCCTCACCCCGTTCTTCGCGTCCCGCCAGGTGATCACCGGCTCCGGCCGGGTCGGCGTCGGCGCGTCGGGCGAGGAGGCCGGGTTCCAGCTCTCCCAGCGCGCCGACTACATCGAGGTCGAGGTCGGCCTGGAGACCACGCTCAAGCGCGGCATCATCAACACCCGCGACGAGCCGCACGCCGACGCCGACAAGTACCGCAGGCTGCACGTCATCATCGGCGACGCGAACCTGGCCGAGTACTCCACGTACCTCAAGGTCGGCACCGCCTCCCTCGTGCTCGACATGATCGAGGCCGGTCGCCGCTTCGACGACCTGCGGCTGCTCGACCCGGTGCGCGCCGTGCACCGCATCAGCCACGACCCCACCCTCAAGGCCGGCGTGGAGCTGGCGGGCGGGCGCAAGTTCACCGGGCTCGACCTCCAGTTCGCCTACTACGAGCGGGCCTGCGAGTTCGTCGAGAAGGAGGGCTACGGCGACCGGGACGTGCTGCGCACCTGGGGCGAGGTCCTGGACGCGCTGGCCCGCGACCCGCAGGAGTGCGCCGACCGCCTCGACTGGGTGGCCAAGCTGCGCCTGCTGGAGGGCTACCGCGCCCGCGACGGCCTGGCCTGGGGCTCGCCCCGGCTGCACCTGGTCGACCTCCAGTACTCGGACGTGCGGCTGGACAAGGGCCTGTACAACCGGCTCGTCGCGCGCGGCTCGATGAAGCGCCTGGTCAGCGAGGAGGAGGTGCGCGAGGCCGTGTTCACCCCTCCGGAGGACACCAGGGCGTACTTCCGGGGCCGCTGCCTGGAGCGCTACCCGAGCGCCGTCGCCGCGGCCTCCTGGGACTCGGTGATCTTCGACCTGGGCCGCGAGTCCCTGGTCCGCATCCCCACCCTCGAACCCCTGCGCGGCACGAAGGCGCACGTCGGAGCCCTGCTGGAGGCCGCCGACACCGCCGAGGAGCTGGTGGACGCGCTCACCAGGGGCTGA
- the prcB gene encoding proteasome subunit beta, with protein sequence MDNSSTGRYPAASLPPAYLRPGSSSFTDFLRAQAPELLPTARSFPEGSVVQAAHGTTIVALTFKGGVVIAGDRRATMGNVIAQRDMKKVFVTDDYSAVGIAGTAGIAIEIVRLFAVELRHYEKIEGVSLSLDGKANRLSGMVKGNLDAALAGLAVVPLFVGYDTDAADPDRAGRIVSYDVTGARFEETLGYQSVGSGSLFAKSALKKLYDPDADADAAVRAAVEALYDAADDDSATGGPDLVRRIFPVVVTVTAEGAAHLPEERTSAIAETVVEGRRARPAG encoded by the coding sequence ATGGACAACAGCTCGACCGGGCGCTACCCGGCCGCGTCGCTGCCCCCGGCCTACCTCAGGCCGGGGTCTTCGTCGTTCACCGACTTCCTCCGCGCGCAGGCGCCCGAGCTCCTGCCCACCGCGCGGTCCTTCCCCGAGGGGAGCGTCGTGCAGGCGGCCCACGGCACCACGATCGTCGCGCTGACCTTCAAGGGCGGCGTGGTCATCGCGGGAGACCGGCGCGCCACCATGGGCAACGTCATCGCCCAGCGCGACATGAAGAAGGTCTTCGTCACCGACGACTACTCGGCGGTGGGCATCGCGGGCACCGCGGGCATCGCGATCGAGATCGTGCGGCTGTTCGCGGTCGAGCTGCGGCACTACGAGAAGATCGAGGGCGTCTCGCTGTCCCTGGACGGCAAGGCCAACCGCCTCTCCGGCATGGTCAAGGGCAACCTGGACGCCGCGCTGGCCGGTCTCGCCGTCGTGCCGCTGTTCGTCGGCTACGACACCGACGCCGCGGACCCCGACCGGGCGGGCCGGATCGTCTCCTACGACGTGACCGGCGCCAGGTTCGAGGAGACCCTCGGCTACCAGTCGGTCGGCTCGGGCTCGCTGTTCGCCAAGTCGGCCCTGAAGAAGCTCTACGACCCCGACGCGGACGCCGACGCGGCCGTGCGCGCGGCCGTCGAGGCCCTCTACGACGCGGCCGACGACGACTCGGCCACCGGCGGCCCCGACCTGGTCCGCCGCATCTTCCCGGTGGTCGTCACGGTCACCGCCGAAGGCGCGGCCCACCTGCCCGAGGAGCGCACCTCGGCCATCGCCGAGACCGTCGTCGAGGGCCGCCGCGCCCGCCCGGCGGGCTGA
- a CDS encoding ubiquitin-like protein Pup has protein sequence MAQEQVQRQGGGDGDDGGDAAAAAGQERREKLGEDVDAILDEIDDVLEENAEDFVRAYVQKGGE, from the coding sequence ATGGCCCAGGAACAGGTTCAGCGGCAGGGCGGCGGCGACGGCGACGACGGCGGTGACGCCGCGGCGGCTGCCGGTCAGGAGCGCCGCGAGAAGCTCGGCGAGGACGTCGACGCCATCCTCGACGAGATCGACGACGTGCTGGAGGAGAACGCGGAGGACTTCGTCCGCGCGTACGTGCAGAAGGGCGGCGAGTGA
- the prcA gene encoding proteasome subunit alpha, producing the protein MTMPLYASPEQILRDRSEYARKGISRGRSVVVLRYADGVLFVAENPSSTLHKVSEIYDRIGFAAVGRYSEFENLRQAGIRFADVRGYQNDPRDVTGRSLANVYAQTLGSIFTEQIKPLEVEICVAEVGHTPEHDTLYRLTYDGSIVEEPQHAVMGGQAETTATALKEAYEEGLSLAAALRVAVKALSAGSASTGNGKPDLLEAANLEAAVLERDRPRRAFRRLKGAALAALLQDAPSDDAGADAEKKPANDGNLPPNDDKS; encoded by the coding sequence GTGACGATGCCGTTGTACGCCTCACCCGAGCAGATCCTGCGGGACCGCTCGGAGTACGCGAGGAAGGGCATTTCCAGGGGCCGCAGCGTCGTCGTGCTCAGGTACGCCGACGGCGTGCTGTTCGTGGCCGAGAACCCGTCGAGCACCCTGCACAAGGTCTCCGAGATCTACGACCGCATCGGCTTCGCCGCGGTGGGCCGCTACAGCGAGTTCGAGAACCTGCGCCAGGCGGGCATCCGCTTCGCCGACGTGCGCGGCTACCAGAACGACCCGCGCGACGTGACGGGCCGCTCCCTGGCGAACGTCTACGCCCAGACCCTCGGCTCCATCTTCACCGAGCAGATCAAGCCCCTGGAGGTGGAGATCTGCGTGGCCGAGGTCGGTCACACCCCGGAGCACGACACCCTCTACCGGCTGACCTACGACGGTTCGATCGTGGAGGAGCCGCAGCACGCCGTGATGGGCGGCCAGGCCGAGACGACGGCGACCGCCCTGAAGGAGGCCTACGAGGAGGGCCTGTCCCTGGCGGCGGCGCTCCGCGTGGCCGTGAAGGCCCTCAGCGCGGGCTCGGCGTCCACCGGCAACGGCAAGCCGGACCTCCTGGAGGCCGCGAACCTGGAGGCCGCGGTCCTGGAGCGCGACCGCCCGAGGCGCGCGTTCCGCAGGCTCAAGGGCGCCGCCCTGGCCGCACTGCTCCAGGACGCCCCGTCGGACGACGCGGGCGCGGACGCCGAGAAGAAGCCCGCCAACGACGGCAACCTCCCCCCGAACGACGACAAGTCCTGA
- a CDS encoding ATP-binding protein encodes MGAGRAAAGRDGEVEALRQAVARASATGSPQVVEVHGEPGIGKTVLLDELARIALERAFEVVSGRAGEYERGVPFGIVAEALGGLKPDDTTQALLDSLTPEGAPGEAGAGGGAHRYRLHRAVRRTLGRRARPSGLVVLLDDVHWADEASLELVESLLLDLPEAPLVVAVAYRGHQVPAGLPSALGRTRAEVVRLAPGPLVERDVAVLLPDVPTRRRELLTRVSGGNPLYLDALARLDERALGALDREHTDPEDLPRRLGALLTGELRDLAPDRLRVAHAAAVAGDTAEVGLLVAVAGMPEDEVFAAVDELTELGVLRPVGGRFRFRHPLVRAAAYQSAGPAWRIGAHRRAEEHLRAHGGSLALRAHHTSRAARRDDVAVGTLVDAAVVAMDSAPASAAGWLRTALELLPEGDGRSAGLRVLLARAVGLAERLPESRRILHGVLDVAGPDRREAVRFSAVADRLLGRFDESKALLEAELAGVGLAGGGLAAGGGGGAGGEVGGGGRGPLLVELAATEVLRGDTGACSELAREAVVDGRERGDRGQEAAASMLVGLTALQDGDAEAAREWARAAVRLVDGLPDTALRDHLHVLPPLGWLELRLGAREEAERHLRRGEEIALATGRAHVRPYLRVVVADCAAWGGELVKASETAEKAHEDAVALGSPELAAMAVAAQIEPVLWRRGPTAALDLAEEGRPRSGWWAREADSAIASALLHAGELRRAGELAGRYVGVGSSRGRGLAAVRWCGVLAVAKAGGGAWNEALGLAEHAVRVAEELGIAFQRGEAALARAGVLAACGRLAESVDEAGVAVERFGEAGAPLQVALGHDRAAASLAAAGDFEAARAAYGRAKSGYSACGALWLSGRVRAGESRLGARAPRPRRPEAVGTVESLSGREREVARLVAEGLTNREIAERLSLSAKTVEAHLARVFTKLGVRSRVGVVQRLSGRG; translated from the coding sequence GTGGGCGCCGGTCGGGCGGCAGCGGGCAGGGACGGGGAGGTCGAGGCGCTGCGGCAGGCCGTGGCGCGCGCGTCCGCGACCGGGTCGCCGCAGGTGGTGGAGGTGCACGGCGAGCCGGGCATCGGCAAGACGGTGTTGTTGGACGAGCTCGCGCGGATAGCGCTGGAGCGGGCGTTCGAGGTGGTCTCGGGGCGGGCCGGGGAGTACGAGCGCGGGGTGCCGTTCGGGATCGTGGCGGAGGCGCTCGGCGGGTTGAAGCCGGATGACACGACGCAGGCGCTGCTGGACTCGCTGACGCCCGAGGGCGCTCCGGGCGAGGCGGGGGCGGGCGGGGGCGCGCACCGGTACCGGTTGCACCGGGCGGTGCGGCGCACGCTCGGGAGGCGGGCGCGGCCGTCGGGGCTGGTGGTGCTGCTGGACGACGTGCACTGGGCGGACGAGGCGTCGTTGGAGCTGGTGGAGTCGCTGCTGCTGGACCTGCCGGAGGCGCCGCTGGTGGTGGCGGTGGCGTACCGGGGGCACCAGGTCCCGGCGGGGTTGCCCTCGGCGTTGGGGCGCACCCGCGCGGAGGTGGTGCGGTTGGCGCCGGGGCCGCTGGTGGAGCGGGACGTGGCGGTGCTGCTGCCGGACGTCCCAACGCGGCGGCGGGAGCTGTTGACGCGGGTCAGCGGGGGGAACCCGCTGTACCTGGACGCGTTGGCGCGGTTGGACGAGCGGGCGCTGGGGGCGCTGGACCGGGAGCACACGGACCCGGAGGACCTGCCCCGACGCTTGGGGGCGTTGCTGACCGGGGAGCTGCGGGACCTGGCGCCGGACCGGTTGCGGGTGGCGCACGCGGCGGCCGTCGCGGGGGACACGGCCGAGGTGGGGCTGCTGGTCGCGGTCGCGGGGATGCCCGAGGACGAGGTGTTCGCGGCGGTGGACGAGCTGACGGAGCTGGGGGTGCTGCGGCCGGTCGGCGGGCGGTTCCGGTTCCGGCACCCGCTGGTGCGGGCGGCGGCTTACCAGTCCGCGGGGCCCGCTTGGCGGATCGGGGCGCACCGGCGGGCCGAGGAGCACCTGCGGGCGCACGGCGGGTCGTTGGCGTTGCGGGCGCACCACACGAGTCGGGCGGCGCGGCGGGACGACGTGGCGGTGGGGACGCTGGTGGACGCGGCGGTGGTGGCGATGGACAGCGCGCCCGCCAGTGCGGCGGGGTGGTTGCGGACGGCGTTGGAGCTGCTGCCCGAGGGGGACGGGCGGTCGGCCGGGCTGCGGGTGCTGCTGGCGCGGGCGGTCGGGCTGGCGGAGCGGTTGCCGGAGAGCAGGCGGATCCTGCACGGGGTGCTGGACGTGGCCGGGCCGGATCGGCGGGAGGCGGTGCGGTTCAGCGCGGTCGCGGATCGGTTGTTGGGGCGGTTCGACGAGTCCAAGGCGCTGTTGGAGGCCGAGCTCGCGGGGGTTGGGCTTGCGGGGGGCGGGCTTGCGGCGGGTGGGGGCGGCGGGGCCGGTGGTGAGGTCGGTGGGGGCGGGCGGGGGCCGCTGCTGGTGGAGCTGGCCGCCACCGAGGTGCTGCGCGGGGACACCGGGGCGTGTTCGGAGTTGGCGCGCGAGGCGGTGGTGGACGGGCGGGAGCGGGGGGATCGGGGGCAGGAGGCCGCGGCGTCGATGCTGGTCGGGTTGACGGCGTTGCAGGACGGGGACGCGGAGGCCGCGCGGGAGTGGGCGCGGGCGGCGGTGCGGTTGGTGGACGGGCTGCCCGACACGGCGCTGCGGGACCACCTGCACGTGCTGCCGCCGCTGGGGTGGTTGGAGCTGCGGCTCGGGGCTCGGGAGGAGGCCGAGCGGCACCTGCGGCGGGGGGAGGAGATCGCGCTGGCCACCGGGCGGGCGCACGTGCGGCCGTACCTGCGGGTGGTGGTGGCCGACTGCGCGGCGTGGGGCGGGGAGCTGGTGAAGGCCTCGGAGACGGCTGAGAAGGCGCACGAGGACGCCGTGGCGCTGGGGAGTCCTGAGCTCGCGGCGATGGCGGTGGCCGCGCAGATCGAGCCGGTGCTGTGGCGGCGGGGGCCCACGGCCGCCCTGGACCTGGCGGAGGAGGGGCGGCCACGGTCCGGGTGGTGGGCCAGGGAGGCGGACTCGGCGATCGCGTCGGCGCTGCTGCACGCCGGGGAGCTGCGGCGGGCCGGGGAACTGGCCGGGCGGTACGTCGGGGTCGGCAGCTCGCGGGGGCGCGGGTTGGCGGCGGTGCGGTGGTGCGGGGTGCTGGCGGTGGCCAAGGCCGGGGGTGGGGCGTGGAACGAGGCGTTGGGGTTGGCCGAGCACGCGGTTCGGGTGGCCGAGGAGTTGGGGATCGCGTTCCAGCGCGGGGAGGCCGCGTTGGCGCGGGCCGGGGTGTTGGCGGCCTGTGGGCGGCTGGCCGAGTCGGTGGACGAGGCCGGGGTGGCGGTGGAGCGGTTCGGGGAGGCCGGGGCGCCGTTGCAGGTTGCGCTGGGGCATGACCGGGCGGCTGCGTCGTTGGCCGCGGCTGGGGATTTTGAGGCTGCTCGGGCGGCCTACGGGCGGGCCAAGAGCGGGTATTCGGCTTGTGGGGCTTTGTGGTTGTCGGGGCGGGTTCGGGCTGGGGAATCGCGGTTGGGGGCTCGGGCGCCCCGGCCCCGGCGGCCCGAAGCGGTGGGGACCGTGGAGTCGTTGTCCGGGCGGGAGCGGGAGGTTGCCCGGTTGGTCGCGGAGGGGTTGACGAATCGGGAGATCGCTGAGCGGTTGTCGTTGTCGGCCAAGACGGTTGAGGCGCATCTGGCTCGGGTGTTCACCAAGCTCGGGGTTCGGTCACGGGTTGGGGTGGTGCAGCGGTTGTCGGGGCGGGGGTGA
- a CDS encoding SDR family oxidoreductase, with translation MSVSGERVAGKVVVITGAGSGIGAAAARVLGGLGARVVLGARRGERAEEVAEGVRGRGGEAVAVAVDVRRREDVREMVRVAVERFGGVDVLVANAGVMPVSAVDELRVDDWEAMVDTNLKGVLHGVAAALPVFRAQGRGHFVHVASTAAHRVVPAQAVYSATKAAVRTFSEGLRQEAGERLRVTVVSPGFTATSFAEHVTSPAAREGLRALGEDVAMPPSAVAEAIAYAIGQPDGVDVGEIVVRPTAQG, from the coding sequence TTGTCGGTCAGCGGTGAGCGGGTTGCGGGCAAGGTCGTCGTCATCACGGGGGCTGGGAGCGGGATCGGGGCGGCTGCGGCTCGGGTGCTCGGGGGGCTCGGGGCTCGGGTGGTGCTCGGGGCTCGGCGGGGTGAGCGGGCCGAGGAGGTCGCGGAAGGGGTTCGGGGGCGGGGTGGGGAGGCGGTCGCGGTGGCCGTGGACGTGCGGCGGCGGGAGGATGTGCGGGAGATGGTCCGGGTTGCGGTGGAGCGGTTCGGCGGGGTGGACGTGCTGGTCGCGAACGCGGGGGTGATGCCGGTTTCCGCGGTGGACGAGCTTCGGGTGGACGACTGGGAGGCCATGGTCGACACGAACCTGAAGGGGGTGCTGCACGGGGTGGCTGCGGCGTTGCCGGTGTTCCGGGCCCAGGGGCGGGGGCACTTCGTGCACGTCGCGTCCACTGCCGCGCACCGGGTCGTGCCCGCTCAGGCGGTGTACTCGGCCACCAAGGCCGCGGTTCGGACGTTTTCCGAGGGGTTGCGGCAGGAGGCCGGGGAGCGGTTGCGGGTCACCGTGGTGTCGCCGGGGTTCACGGCCACCTCGTTCGCCGAGCACGTCACCAGCCCGGCGGCTCGGGAGGGGTTGCGGGCGTTGGGCGAGGACGTGGCCATGCCGCCGAGCGCGGTGGCCGAGGCGATCGCCTACGCCATCGGGCAGCCGGACGGGGTCGACGTCGGGGAGATCGTGGTGCGGCCCACGGCTCAGGGGTGA
- a CDS encoding TetR/AcrR family transcriptional regulator: MAKRPTYHHGDLRSALVDAGLALVAEGGVASLSVAEAARRTGVSPAAPYRHFPTRDDLLTAVATRLATLLAEELRQATTPLPTPEARLAAAAGACALLTARYRVGIDLIFAEDLRSRADQDLAEAGRAVIDLLLPDALTTTGTPEAALSLLEKLVATAHGHGVLLLTGFARRFVPDEAALVASATESAAILIRAAHT; this comes from the coding sequence GTGGCCAAGCGCCCGACCTACCACCACGGCGACCTGCGATCGGCCCTGGTGGACGCCGGTCTGGCCCTGGTAGCGGAAGGCGGCGTGGCGTCCCTCTCCGTAGCCGAGGCCGCCCGCCGCACCGGCGTGAGCCCAGCCGCCCCGTACCGCCACTTCCCAACACGGGACGACCTGCTCACCGCAGTGGCAACCAGACTGGCAACCCTCCTGGCAGAGGAACTGCGCCAGGCCACCACCCCGCTGCCCACCCCGGAAGCCCGCCTGGCCGCAGCCGCAGGCGCCTGCGCCCTGCTGACCGCCCGCTACCGGGTGGGAATCGACCTGATCTTCGCCGAGGACCTCAGGTCACGCGCGGACCAAGACCTGGCAGAGGCAGGCAGGGCGGTGATCGACCTGCTCCTGCCCGACGCCCTCACCACCACCGGCACCCCGGAGGCAGCCCTCTCCCTCCTGGAAAAACTGGTGGCAACCGCACACGGCCACGGAGTCCTGCTCCTCACCGGCTTCGCCCGCCGCTTCGTCCCGGACGAGGCAGCACTGGTCGCCTCGGCAACCGAGTCGGCGGCCATCCTGATCAGGGCAGCCCACACCTGA